One segment of Pseudoalteromonas rubra DNA contains the following:
- the mpl gene encoding UDP-N-acetylmuramate:L-alanyl-gamma-D-glutamyl-meso-diaminopimelate ligase, giving the protein MHIHILGICGTFMGGIAAIAKSLGHKVTGSDQNVYPPMSTQLESLGIELTQGYDPAQLDPAPDMVVIGNAMSRGNACVEYVLERGLPYTSGPEWLKHHVLQNSWVLAVAGTHGKTTTASMLAWLLEYAGLRPGFLIGGIVQNFGVSARTSDTPFFVIEADEYDTAFFDKRSKFVHYLPRTLIMNNLEFDHADIFADLAAIQTQFHHLLRTLPAQGKAIYPAADKPLCEVIDKGFWSQQETLGGDWDYRLCKADGSQFEVLLNNESQGMVSWQAIGEHNVKNALMAIAAARHVGIPVSVSIEALGEFKSPKRRMELLGEVNGVCVYDDFAHHPTAIETTLAGLRAKVGDARITAILEPRSNTMKMGVHQQTLMDSLAAADEVLLFEPPKLSWSLQEAAQQAGYECYHNTDEIVAAVAAQAKPGEHVLIMSNGGFNGIHEAVLSALREKRS; this is encoded by the coding sequence ATGCATATTCACATTCTTGGGATCTGCGGCACCTTTATGGGTGGCATTGCAGCCATTGCAAAGTCGCTGGGCCATAAGGTGACGGGATCCGATCAAAACGTTTATCCCCCTATGAGCACTCAGCTGGAGTCGCTTGGTATTGAATTAACCCAAGGCTACGATCCGGCCCAGCTGGACCCAGCACCCGATATGGTGGTGATTGGCAATGCCATGAGCCGCGGCAACGCCTGTGTAGAATATGTGCTGGAACGCGGCTTACCTTACACCTCTGGCCCTGAATGGTTAAAACATCACGTTTTGCAAAACAGCTGGGTACTGGCAGTGGCTGGCACTCATGGGAAAACGACAACTGCCAGTATGCTGGCCTGGTTACTGGAATACGCTGGATTGCGTCCCGGTTTCCTGATCGGGGGCATAGTGCAAAACTTTGGTGTATCGGCGCGCACCAGTGATACCCCGTTTTTTGTCATTGAAGCCGATGAATATGACACGGCGTTCTTTGATAAGCGCAGTAAGTTTGTTCATTACCTGCCGCGAACCTTGATCATGAACAACCTGGAATTTGATCACGCCGATATTTTTGCTGATTTGGCTGCAATTCAGACCCAGTTCCACCATTTGCTTCGTACTTTACCTGCGCAGGGTAAAGCAATTTACCCGGCAGCGGATAAACCCCTGTGCGAAGTGATAGACAAAGGCTTCTGGAGCCAGCAAGAAACGCTAGGTGGTGACTGGGATTATCGTCTGTGCAAAGCAGATGGCAGCCAGTTTGAGGTGCTGCTGAACAACGAAAGCCAGGGCATGGTAAGTTGGCAGGCCATTGGTGAGCACAATGTCAAAAATGCGCTGATGGCGATCGCCGCTGCGCGTCATGTGGGTATTCCTGTGTCAGTCAGTATAGAGGCGCTCGGTGAGTTTAAATCACCTAAGCGGCGGATGGAATTGCTGGGCGAGGTTAATGGAGTCTGTGTGTATGACGATTTTGCTCATCACCCCACAGCAATTGAAACCACTCTGGCCGGATTGCGTGCCAAGGTGGGTGATGCCCGAATTACAGCGATTCTGGAGCCGCGTTCTAACACCATGAAAATGGGGGTTCACCAGCAAACGTTGATGGACTCTCTGGCGGCAGCCGATGAGGTGCTGTTGTTTGAGCCGCCTAAGCTGAGCTGGTCATTACAAGAAGCCGCTCAACAAGCAGGGTACGAGTGCTATCACAACACCGATGAGATTGTTGCGGCGGTAGCGGCGCAGGCAAAGCCGGGTGAACATGTCTTGATCATGAGCAATGGTGGGTTTAATGGGATCCATGAGGCAGTGTTAAGTGCACTGCGCGAAAAGAGGTCATAA
- a CDS encoding tyrosine-type recombinase/integrase, whose protein sequence is MDAQKWLLKWLLFLAVPDFVQIRQLLCEDKMLSDSKLKSLLKQGDQITSLSDSGGLIFLISKAGKANFSFRYQLHGKRSKISIGNYPTLSLKDARNKAAELRHLIACGTDPLIEKRKKANQHRNTLNAIFDHYYDTIVEPRYSHPKRLHSIYNNNIRPSLGNRPIDTIGGLELSNLLQKIKKGHGKAAPRSSIASKTLYLLKRLYTHAVKLDLIRHNLALSFTAIDAGGEEKPKDIFLTEQQISEFFLMALEAGPSFSRENYLACAILFCTCVRKMELLAAIWEEFDLEGKCWTIPAIRTKSRRELLVPLTPCVIKWLKELKVCAADSDYVFPARKQSKKPHVYHDTLNHAIAGLSLPFTFAPYDIRRSGRTLLAQLGVNDQIGELCLNHKLPKMQHIYNKHSFFHEKSAALTRLSEVICPCMA, encoded by the coding sequence GTGGATGCTCAAAAGTGGTTACTAAAATGGTTGCTTTTTCTTGCCGTTCCAGATTTTGTCCAAATTCGCCAACTACTATGCGAGGACAAAATGCTATCCGATTCCAAGTTAAAATCACTCCTTAAACAAGGCGATCAAATTACAAGCCTGTCTGACAGCGGCGGGCTTATCTTTTTAATCAGCAAGGCCGGAAAAGCCAACTTTAGTTTCCGCTATCAGCTACACGGCAAACGCTCGAAGATCAGTATCGGCAACTACCCAACACTTTCGCTCAAAGATGCAAGAAACAAAGCTGCGGAGCTTAGACACCTGATTGCATGTGGCACCGACCCCCTCATTGAGAAGCGCAAAAAAGCAAACCAGCACCGAAACACCTTAAATGCGATATTTGATCATTATTATGACACTATCGTAGAGCCCAGATATTCTCATCCAAAACGCCTGCACAGCATCTATAACAACAATATCCGCCCTAGCCTTGGCAATCGCCCAATCGACACTATCGGCGGGCTGGAGCTTAGCAACCTGCTGCAAAAAATTAAAAAAGGGCATGGTAAAGCAGCGCCGCGCTCGTCGATAGCCAGCAAAACCCTTTATCTTCTAAAGCGATTATATACACACGCCGTAAAACTCGACCTCATCAGGCACAATCTGGCATTATCGTTTACCGCAATCGACGCTGGAGGTGAGGAAAAGCCAAAAGACATATTTTTAACTGAGCAGCAAATCTCGGAGTTCTTTCTGATGGCTCTTGAGGCAGGCCCTTCGTTTTCACGCGAAAACTACCTTGCCTGCGCCATACTCTTTTGCACCTGCGTTAGAAAAATGGAGCTCCTCGCGGCGATCTGGGAAGAGTTCGACCTTGAAGGCAAATGCTGGACTATTCCTGCAATCCGAACAAAGTCCCGTCGCGAGTTATTAGTCCCTCTAACGCCATGCGTTATCAAGTGGTTGAAAGAGCTTAAGGTGTGCGCTGCTGATAGTGATTACGTTTTCCCGGCACGCAAACAGAGTAAAAAGCCGCATGTTTACCATGACACTCTCAATCATGCGATCGCCGGGTTGAGCCTCCCATTTACGTTCGCGCCTTACGATATCAGGCGAAGTGGGAGAACTCTATTGGCGCAGTTGGGAGTGAATGATCA
- the pyrE gene encoding orotate phosphoribosyltransferase → MKQYQKDFIEFALQKQVLKFGEFTLKSGRTSPYFFNAGLFNTGRDLARLGRFYAAALEDAGIAYDVLFGPAYKGIPIATTTAVALADHYDKDVPYCFNRKEKKQHGEGGNLVGSELAGRIMLVDDVITAGTAIRESMEIIAANDADLAGVLIALDRQEKGKGELSAIQEVERDFNTAVVSIVKLADLITYLEQQGDMAEHLEAVKAYRDQYGVA, encoded by the coding sequence ATGAAACAGTATCAAAAAGACTTTATTGAATTTGCCCTACAAAAGCAGGTGCTGAAGTTTGGTGAATTTACGCTTAAATCTGGCCGTACCAGCCCTTATTTCTTCAATGCAGGATTGTTCAACACCGGCCGTGACTTGGCGCGTTTAGGTCGTTTTTACGCAGCCGCACTGGAAGATGCTGGCATTGCCTACGATGTCCTGTTCGGTCCGGCGTATAAAGGGATCCCAATTGCGACGACCACGGCTGTTGCACTGGCAGATCACTACGACAAAGATGTACCTTACTGCTTTAACCGTAAAGAGAAAAAGCAGCACGGTGAAGGTGGTAACCTGGTAGGCTCTGAGCTAGCTGGTCGTATCATGCTGGTGGATGATGTGATCACGGCGGGCACGGCCATCCGTGAATCGATGGAAATCATCGCTGCCAATGACGCAGATCTGGCGGGTGTGTTGATTGCCCTTGATCGTCAGGAAAAAGGCAAAGGTGAGCTGTCTGCTATTCAGGAAGTTGAGCGCGACTTTAACACCGCTGTGGTGTCTATCGTAAAATTGGCTGATCTGATCACTTACCTTGAGCAACAAGGTGATATGGCTGAGCACCTGGAAGCGGTTAAAGCGTATCGTGACCAGTACGGTGTTGCTTAA
- the rph gene encoding ribonuclease PH — protein MRPSERTANQIRPVTFTRNYTMHAEGSVLVEFGNTKVLCTATVEAGVPRFMKGQGKGWITAEYGMLPRSTHTRNGREAAKGKQGGRTMEIQRLIARALRAAVDLSALGENTITIDCDVLQADGGTRTASISGACVALVDALTHMRAKGMINANPLKFMIAAISVGVYNGEAITDLEYLEDSEAETDMNVIMTETGKLIEVQGTAEGEPFSFEELDELLALAKHSIREIIDLQKQALA, from the coding sequence ATGCGTCCAAGCGAAAGAACTGCAAATCAAATCAGACCGGTAACTTTTACACGTAACTATACTATGCATGCCGAGGGCTCGGTGCTGGTTGAGTTCGGCAACACTAAGGTGTTGTGTACTGCCACGGTTGAAGCGGGTGTACCGCGTTTTATGAAAGGCCAGGGCAAAGGCTGGATCACTGCAGAATACGGGATGCTTCCGCGTTCTACTCACACGCGTAATGGCCGTGAAGCGGCAAAAGGTAAGCAGGGCGGACGTACCATGGAGATCCAACGTCTGATCGCCCGTGCATTGCGTGCTGCGGTTGATCTGAGCGCATTGGGCGAAAACACCATTACCATCGATTGTGATGTGTTACAGGCAGACGGTGGTACACGTACTGCATCTATTAGTGGTGCTTGTGTGGCATTGGTTGATGCGCTGACGCACATGCGTGCCAAGGGCATGATCAATGCTAACCCGCTGAAGTTTATGATTGCAGCTATCTCAGTGGGTGTTTACAACGGCGAGGCCATTACCGATCTGGAATACCTGGAAGATTCAGAAGCTGAGACCGACATGAACGTGATCATGACGGAAACCGGCAAACTGATTGAAGTGCAGGGCACGGCCGAGGGCGAACCTTTCTCATTTGAAGAATTGGATGAGCTGCTGGCACTGGCCAAGCATTCAATCCGTGAGATCATTGACCTGCAAAAACAGGCTCTGGCATAA
- a CDS encoding YicC/YloC family endoribonuclease → MIHSMTAYARKEIKGDWGTGVWEIRSVNQRYLETFIRAPEQFRGLEPVIRERLRKHLQRGKVEVFLKFTANPAHVGQLSINETLSKQLIENAKWVQSHSGGEINPTDILRWPGVMEAEEVDLDTVNSELLKGFDALVEEFKAARASEGNNLETMITTRLDGILEQVAVVEGHMPEVAKWQREKLTAKLEELKAEIDESRLEQELIYLAQKQDVAEELDRLKSHVKETHKILKKGGACGRRLDFMMQEFNRESNTLASKSINTEITNAAVELKVLIEQMREQIQNIE, encoded by the coding sequence ATGATCCATAGTATGACCGCTTATGCCCGTAAAGAGATCAAGGGCGACTGGGGCACCGGTGTGTGGGAGATCCGCTCCGTCAACCAACGCTATCTTGAAACCTTTATCCGCGCACCGGAACAGTTCCGAGGCCTGGAACCGGTCATTCGCGAGCGCCTGCGCAAACACTTACAGCGCGGTAAAGTGGAAGTATTTTTGAAGTTCACCGCCAACCCGGCGCACGTAGGTCAGCTGTCGATCAACGAAACCCTGAGTAAACAGCTGATCGAAAATGCCAAGTGGGTCCAGTCGCACAGCGGTGGCGAGATCAACCCAACAGACATCCTGCGCTGGCCAGGCGTCATGGAAGCCGAAGAGGTAGATCTGGACACAGTAAACAGCGAGCTGTTAAAAGGCTTTGATGCCCTGGTTGAAGAATTTAAAGCGGCGCGCGCAAGCGAAGGTAACAACCTGGAAACCATGATCACCACCCGCCTGGATGGTATTCTAGAGCAGGTTGCCGTTGTTGAAGGTCACATGCCAGAAGTGGCTAAATGGCAACGTGAAAAACTCACCGCCAAGCTGGAAGAGCTGAAAGCCGAAATCGATGAGAGCCGCCTGGAACAAGAGCTAATCTACCTGGCACAAAAACAGGACGTGGCAGAAGAGCTCGACCGCCTCAAGTCACACGTTAAAGAAACCCATAAAATCCTAAAAAAAGGCGGCGCCTGTGGCCGACGCCTGGATTTTATGATGCAAGAGTTCAACCGTGAGTCCAACACCCTGGCGTCTAAGTCCATCAATACCGAGATCACCAACGCCGCCGTTGAACTCAAGGTACTAATTGAGCAAATGCGCGAGCAGATCCAGAATATTGAGTAA
- a CDS encoding flavin prenyltransferase UbiX has protein sequence MSQFKPAITLAFSGASGAPYGLRLLEVLVALDYQVYVLISSAARVVLDTESNIKLSGNEDKATVQLSELYQAKAGQIQVFGKDNWFSPVASGSAAPKKMVVCPCSAGSVSAIAMGASDNLLERAADVVIKERGELILVPRETPFSAIHLENMLKLSRLGVTIMPAAPGFYHQPQSIEDLVDFMVARILDHLGIEHRLAKRWGYGD, from the coding sequence ATGTCACAATTTAAGCCAGCTATTACACTGGCGTTCAGCGGGGCGTCGGGTGCGCCCTACGGATTGCGTTTACTCGAAGTACTGGTGGCGCTGGATTATCAGGTTTATGTGTTGATCTCCAGTGCTGCCCGAGTGGTGCTGGACACCGAATCGAATATCAAATTGTCTGGTAATGAAGACAAGGCCACAGTACAGCTCAGCGAGCTCTATCAGGCCAAAGCAGGACAGATCCAGGTGTTTGGGAAAGACAACTGGTTTAGCCCGGTGGCATCGGGCTCTGCGGCTCCTAAGAAAATGGTGGTCTGCCCATGCAGTGCAGGGAGTGTATCGGCCATTGCCATGGGCGCGTCCGACAACTTGCTGGAGCGCGCGGCCGACGTGGTGATCAAAGAGCGTGGTGAGCTGATCCTGGTGCCCAGAGAAACGCCGTTCAGTGCCATTCATTTGGAAAATATGCTCAAGCTGAGTCGGCTAGGGGTCACCATTATGCCCGCAGCCCCCGGTTTTTATCATCAGCCACAAAGTATCGAGGACTTAGTCGATTTCATGGTGGCGCGTATTTTAGATCATCTCGGGATAGAGCATCGGTTAGCAAAGCGCTGGGGCTACGGCGACTAA
- a CDS encoding ABC transporter ATP-binding protein, whose product MTKALNISGLRKVYSNGVEAVKGIDLQVEQGDFFALLGPNGAGKSTTIGVISSLVNKTAGQVEVFGQSIDTDLEAAKSHLGLVPQEFNFNQFETLNQILVNQAGYYGVPRAQAHERAEKYLKQLGLLDKKDKQARTLSGGMKRRLMIARALMHEPKLLILDEPTAGVDIELRRSMWDFLREINAQGITIILTTHYLEEAELLCRNIAIIDQGKIVEHTTIKALLAKLDKETFVLDLKAPINPVNLAGYEFVLTDDHTLEVEVAKSQGLNGVFTQLNEQGNTVLSMRNKANRLEELFVGLLEQGRSE is encoded by the coding sequence ATGACAAAGGCATTAAATATATCTGGCCTGCGTAAGGTCTATAGCAACGGCGTTGAGGCCGTCAAAGGGATTGATTTACAGGTTGAGCAGGGCGACTTCTTTGCGCTGCTGGGCCCAAATGGTGCCGGTAAGTCGACGACTATAGGTGTGATTTCATCCTTGGTGAACAAAACGGCGGGTCAGGTGGAAGTATTTGGCCAAAGCATAGACACCGATTTGGAAGCGGCTAAATCTCATCTGGGCCTGGTGCCACAGGAATTCAATTTTAACCAGTTTGAAACCCTTAATCAGATTTTGGTCAATCAGGCGGGGTACTATGGTGTACCAAGGGCTCAGGCCCATGAGCGCGCCGAGAAATATCTAAAGCAATTGGGTTTACTGGATAAAAAAGACAAGCAGGCACGGACTTTATCAGGTGGTATGAAACGCCGTTTGATGATTGCCCGTGCGCTTATGCATGAACCTAAGCTGCTGATCCTGGACGAACCAACAGCGGGTGTTGATATTGAACTGCGCCGCTCAATGTGGGATTTCTTACGTGAAATCAATGCTCAGGGTATCACTATTATTCTGACCACCCATTATCTGGAAGAAGCTGAATTGCTGTGTCGTAATATCGCCATTATCGACCAGGGCAAGATTGTCGAACATACGACCATTAAAGCCTTGCTGGCGAAGCTGGACAAAGAAACCTTTGTACTGGACCTCAAGGCACCCATTAATCCGGTTAACTTGGCAGGTTACGAGTTTGTCCTGACAGACGATCATACGCTGGAAGTTGAAGTCGCGAAATCTCAGGGGCTTAATGGGGTATTCACCCAGCTGAATGAACAGGGTAATACCGTGCTGAGTATGCGAAATAAGGCAAACCGTCTGGAAGAGTTGTTTGTCGGGTTGTTGGAACAGGGGCGCAGCGAATGA